The Bradyrhizobium sp. WBAH42 genome includes a window with the following:
- a CDS encoding DUF1522 domain-containing protein — translation MARPPTGSRSRSLRRGAVPTSVLEAQVDKAAPGGSARTASLHPKAATNPTRVQGGSFKNAPIPGSTGAPSVPTGYGASGNVLTDGNGNSTVYLQGGTINDVLKAIDLATGVQTATVNANGTATLATASGQTNSSINASGLLKISTGVNADLSITGTGNALNALGLAGNTGTATAFTAARTSGIGGITGKTLTFSSFNGGTAVNVTFGDGTNGTVKTLDQLNTKLQANNLTATIDANGLLTISTTNDYASSTIGSSAAGGAIGGTLTSSLTFSTASTPVQDTVAQTARANLVNQYNNILNQIDTTAQDSSFNGVNLLNGDQLKLVFDETGKSNLSITGVTYNSKGLGLAALTSGVDFIDNAATNKVLTNLNAASSTLRSEASSLGSNLSVVQVRQDFNKSLINVLQTGSSNLTLADTNTEAANSQALSTRQSIAVSALSLANQSQQSVLQLLR, via the coding sequence TTGGCGCGACCTCCTACCGGATCTCGATCGCGGTCGCTCCGCCGGGGCGCGGTTCCTACGTCGGTGCTCGAGGCACAGGTGGACAAGGCTGCTCCCGGCGGATCGGCCCGGACGGCCAGTCTACATCCGAAGGCCGCCACGAACCCCACAAGGGTACAGGGTGGCTCCTTCAAGAACGCGCCGATCCCGGGCTCGACCGGTGCTCCGAGCGTTCCGACCGGTTATGGTGCCAGCGGTAACGTCCTCACCGACGGCAACGGCAACTCGACGGTCTATCTGCAGGGCGGCACGATCAATGACGTCTTGAAGGCGATCGACCTCGCTACCGGCGTGCAGACCGCGACGGTCAATGCCAACGGCACCGCGACGCTCGCGACGGCCTCCGGCCAGACCAACTCGTCGATCAACGCCTCCGGCCTGCTCAAGATCTCGACCGGCGTCAATGCCGACCTGTCGATCACCGGCACCGGCAACGCGCTGAACGCGCTCGGTCTCGCCGGCAACACCGGCACGGCGACCGCCTTCACGGCGGCGCGCACCTCCGGCATCGGCGGCATCACCGGCAAGACCTTGACCTTCTCCTCCTTCAACGGCGGCACGGCGGTCAACGTCACCTTCGGCGACGGCACCAACGGCACGGTCAAGACGCTCGATCAGCTCAACACCAAGCTGCAGGCCAACAACCTGACGGCGACGATCGACGCCAACGGCCTGCTGACGATCTCGACCACCAACGACTACGCGTCCTCGACCATCGGTTCGAGCGCCGCAGGTGGTGCGATCGGCGGCACGCTGACCTCGTCGCTCACGTTCTCGACGGCTTCCACCCCCGTCCAGGATACGGTTGCCCAGACGGCGCGTGCGAACCTGGTCAATCAGTACAACAACATCCTGAACCAGATCGACACGACCGCGCAGGACTCCTCGTTCAACGGCGTCAACCTCTTGAACGGCGACCAGCTCAAGCTGGTGTTCGACGAGACCGGCAAGTCGAACCTCAGCATCACCGGCGTGACCTACAACTCCAAGGGTCTTGGCCTCGCCGCGCTGACCAGCGGTGTCGACTTCATCGACAACGCTGCCACCAACAAGGTGCTGACCAACCTGAACGCCGCGTCGAGCACGCTGCGCTCGGAAGCCTCGAGCCTCGGCTCGAACCTCTCGGTGGTGCAGGTCCGTCAGGACTTCAACAAGAGCCTGATCAACGTGCTGCAGACCGGCTCGTCCAACCTGACCCTGGCCGACACCAACACCGAGGCGGCCAACAGCCAGGCGCTGTCGACCCGCCAGTCCATCGCGGTCTCCGCGCTGTCGCTGGCCAACCAGTCGCAGCAGAGCGTGCTGCAGCTGCTCCGCTAA
- a CDS encoding IS110 family transposase, with translation MIEDVRWFVGIDWATRSHSVCLLDAAGRQVAQHEFDHGGAGLTELRDWLLEKTKAAPGQIAVAIEMPHGPVVEMLLEHGFAVFAINPKQLDRFRDRFTVAGAKDDRRDAHVLGASLRTDRAAFRRLVADDAAMIELREWSRLADELQQERTRLANRLRQQLWRYYPQATKLTDDVADEWFLALWQKVPTPASAVKASEKAIAGVLRDYRIRRLNAATVLGTLREAPLFVAPGTTEAACAHIRSLAARLHLVNRQIKEAHQNLDRLCAEFEGEEKPSGQSSEQCDVTILRSWPGIGRINLATLLAEAAEPLRRRDYHALRALAGAAPVTRQSGKQRFVIRRLACNRRLQSAVHHWSRVAIQHDAASRRRYDALRRKGHGHARALRSVGDRLLFALCTTLKRQTPYDADHNGTKNSANG, from the coding sequence ATGATCGAAGATGTACGCTGGTTCGTCGGGATCGACTGGGCAACGCGGAGCCATAGCGTTTGCCTGCTGGATGCCGCGGGAAGACAGGTTGCGCAGCACGAGTTCGACCATGGCGGCGCCGGGCTGACGGAGTTGCGTGACTGGCTGCTGGAGAAGACCAAGGCCGCACCGGGACAGATCGCCGTGGCGATCGAGATGCCGCACGGCCCGGTGGTGGAGATGCTGCTCGAGCACGGGTTTGCGGTGTTTGCCATCAATCCCAAGCAACTGGATCGCTTCCGCGATCGCTTCACGGTGGCCGGTGCCAAGGACGACCGCCGCGATGCTCATGTGCTCGGCGCCTCGCTGCGCACTGACCGTGCTGCTTTCCGTCGGCTTGTGGCAGACGATGCGGCGATGATTGAGCTACGGGAGTGGTCGCGCCTGGCGGACGAACTGCAGCAGGAACGCACGCGGCTTGCCAACCGCTTGCGTCAGCAGTTGTGGCGATATTATCCCCAGGCCACCAAGTTGACCGACGATGTCGCCGACGAATGGTTCCTGGCGCTTTGGCAGAAGGTGCCGACCCCCGCCAGTGCGGTCAAGGCCAGCGAGAAGGCCATCGCAGGTGTTCTCAGGGACTATCGTATCCGCCGTCTCAATGCGGCGACGGTGCTCGGGACTTTGCGCGAGGCACCGCTGTTCGTAGCCCCCGGCACGACGGAGGCAGCCTGCGCTCACATCCGCAGCCTGGCGGCACGTCTGCACCTGGTCAATCGGCAGATCAAAGAGGCTCATCAGAACCTGGACCGGCTATGTGCCGAGTTCGAAGGAGAGGAGAAGCCGTCGGGGCAGAGCTCGGAGCAGTGCGACGTGACGATCCTACGCTCCTGGCCAGGAATCGGCAGGATCAATCTCGCCACACTGCTCGCCGAGGCCGCAGAGCCCCTGCGCAGACGAGATTACCATGCTCTGCGCGCCTTGGCAGGGGCTGCGCCGGTGACGCGGCAAAGCGGCAAACAACGCTTCGTGATCCGCCGCCTCGCCTGCAACAGGCGGCTACAGAGCGCCGTCCATCACTGGTCGCGTGTCGCCATCCAACACGACGCTGCCAGCAGGCGACGGTATGATGCCTTGCGCAGAAAAGGACACGGTCACGCGCGGGCTCTGCGCAGCGTGGGAGATCGCTTGCTTTTTGCCCTGTGCACGACGCTCAAGCGACAGACCCCATACGATGCGGACCATAACGGCACAAAGAACTCCGCGAACGGGTGA
- a CDS encoding IS1182 family transposase, which yields MRQHDGLFGELPEQSARTEAVPQGAPRLREPVRNQVELRAVDIDSLIGQDHPARVIWAYVEGLDLSELEDRVKARENRPGHPAPSPRLLLALWLYAASDAVGSARALDRLCDSHDVYRWLCGGVSLNHHGLSDFRVGCADLLDRLLVEHLVALNEAGLVDLEKLTQDGVRIRANAGTGSFRREATLDRQMAQAEAIVEELKREVDADPEASNRRIRAAKERAARERSERVQAAQAALAEIKRKRKQLDDKGGNGKKPKEPRASTTDPQARVMKMADAGFRPAYNVQVASAAGELIVVAIDVDNSGSDRGLMRPMLERTRARLKRLPRRYLADGGFCTGDDIEWAHGEGIEVYCPPPQSRSGVDPFLPRSSDGPGIAAWRARMASEAGKAQYQARTICECIHARWRNWDLRQLTVRGIEKVRAVVLWYALTNNILQGHRLAKA from the coding sequence GTGCGGCAGCACGACGGACTTTTTGGTGAATTGCCGGAGCAGTCGGCACGAACCGAAGCGGTGCCGCAAGGCGCACCTCGGCTGCGCGAGCCTGTGCGCAATCAGGTCGAATTGCGAGCGGTCGATATCGACAGCCTGATCGGGCAGGATCATCCAGCGCGGGTGATCTGGGCTTATGTCGAAGGGCTGGACCTGAGCGAGCTGGAAGATCGCGTCAAGGCACGGGAAAACAGGCCGGGCCATCCGGCGCCATCGCCACGGTTGTTGCTGGCGCTTTGGCTGTACGCCGCGAGCGATGCCGTTGGCAGCGCGCGGGCGCTGGACCGGCTCTGCGACAGCCACGACGTCTACCGCTGGCTCTGCGGTGGCGTGTCGTTGAACCATCACGGGCTGTCGGACTTCCGGGTCGGCTGTGCCGACTTGCTCGACCGTTTGCTGGTTGAACATCTGGTGGCCCTGAACGAGGCAGGGCTGGTCGATCTGGAGAAGCTGACCCAGGACGGGGTGCGAATACGAGCGAATGCCGGGACCGGATCTTTCCGGCGGGAGGCGACGCTGGATCGGCAGATGGCGCAGGCCGAGGCCATTGTGGAAGAGCTCAAGCGCGAGGTCGATGCGGACCCGGAAGCCAGCAATCGGCGGATCCGGGCCGCCAAAGAGCGGGCGGCGCGCGAACGCAGCGAGCGGGTGCAAGCCGCGCAGGCCGCGCTGGCCGAGATCAAGCGCAAGCGAAAACAGCTCGACGACAAGGGCGGCAATGGCAAGAAGCCGAAGGAGCCTCGGGCCTCCACCACCGACCCGCAGGCCAGGGTGATGAAGATGGCCGATGCCGGCTTCCGTCCGGCCTATAATGTGCAGGTGGCTAGCGCGGCTGGCGAACTGATCGTGGTCGCGATCGATGTCGACAACAGCGGCTCAGATCGTGGCTTGATGCGCCCGATGCTGGAGCGAACGCGCGCTCGGCTGAAGCGCTTGCCACGCCGCTACCTCGCCGATGGCGGGTTCTGCACTGGCGACGACATCGAATGGGCGCATGGCGAGGGCATCGAGGTTTACTGTCCACCGCCCCAATCCAGGAGCGGTGTCGATCCCTTCTTACCCCGGAGCAGCGACGGTCCTGGCATAGCGGCCTGGCGTGCTCGCATGGCCAGCGAAGCCGGCAAGGCACAGTACCAGGCCCGTACCATCTGCGAATGCATCCATGCCCGCTGGCGCAACTGGGACCTCAGGCAACTGACCGTGCGCGGCATCGAGAAGGTCCGTGCCGTCGTGCTCTGGTACGCTCTCACCAACAACATCCTGCAAGGGCATCGTCTCGCAAAAGCATAG
- a CDS encoding DDE-type integrase/transposase/recombinase, giving the protein MAGKISMGARREVVSAVTERYRSAKRAEKGRILDELCATTGWHRKHAVRALRRREAVGPGVVEATRKRRRRYGATIKDALTALWEASDRVCGKRLKVMIPTLLPALEQHGRLQLGQSDRDRVLAISAATIDRLLVDVKIAASGGRRRRAGFYSAIRREVPIRTFNDWNSPVPGFCEVDMVAHGGTSVAGSFIQTLTMVDVATGWTECLPLLTREGSLVVEAINRAQSLFPWLLRGVDFDNDSAFMNDVVVPWCREQKLEVTRSRAYKKNDQAFVEQKNGAVVRRLMGYGRFDGVETARMMGRLYAAARLYVNFFQPSFKLKEKCREGAKVIKRYHLPSTPYERALAHPKVTAAVKKRLRDQYRSLDPVALLAQIRATQEELGNRVDRRAGQARGLQPAHTSILPVTAATFAKTLGKTATVGEPRATHRRTRRPYKTRVRMPSKLDPHIAAIEAWLAEQPQLTALAIVGRLREKYPEEFGMRQHSIVQRRLRALRQRAAERSVAQGPLDDATTAAPLPGVVDGSGYVGPDPTTAPLVEQAGKAIWRDRLIDIGSSSAMAPSR; this is encoded by the coding sequence ATGGCGGGAAAGATCAGTATGGGCGCGCGGCGCGAGGTGGTGTCGGCGGTAACGGAGCGTTACCGGTCGGCCAAACGAGCGGAGAAGGGACGGATCCTCGACGAGCTGTGCGCGACGACTGGCTGGCATCGCAAGCATGCGGTGCGCGCGCTCCGGCGACGCGAGGCGGTTGGACCGGGCGTGGTCGAGGCAACAAGAAAGCGACGACGCAGATATGGCGCGACGATCAAGGACGCACTGACGGCGCTGTGGGAGGCGTCGGATCGGGTGTGCGGCAAGCGGCTCAAGGTGATGATCCCGACCTTGCTGCCGGCCCTTGAGCAACATGGCCGATTGCAGCTTGGCCAGTCGGACCGTGATCGTGTTCTGGCTATCAGCGCCGCCACCATCGATCGCCTGCTCGTCGATGTGAAGATCGCGGCGAGCGGTGGCAGGCGGCGCCGTGCCGGGTTCTATTCGGCAATCCGGCGCGAGGTCCCGATCCGCACGTTCAATGACTGGAACAGCCCGGTGCCCGGCTTCTGCGAGGTCGACATGGTCGCCCATGGCGGCACGTCGGTGGCTGGCTCGTTCATCCAAACCCTCACGATGGTCGATGTCGCGACCGGCTGGACGGAGTGCCTGCCGTTGCTGACGCGGGAAGGTTCGCTCGTCGTCGAGGCGATCAACCGCGCACAGAGCCTGTTCCCCTGGCTGTTGCGCGGCGTGGACTTCGACAACGATAGCGCCTTCATGAACGATGTCGTCGTGCCATGGTGTCGCGAACAGAAGCTCGAAGTCACTCGCTCGCGCGCCTATAAAAAGAACGATCAGGCGTTTGTCGAGCAGAAGAATGGTGCCGTCGTCCGCCGCCTCATGGGCTATGGCCGCTTCGATGGCGTCGAGACGGCGCGTATGATGGGCCGCCTCTATGCGGCGGCACGGCTCTACGTCAACTTCTTCCAGCCGTCGTTCAAGCTGAAGGAGAAGTGTCGCGAAGGGGCTAAAGTGATCAAGCGCTATCATCTCCCATCGACGCCCTATGAGCGTGCCTTGGCGCATCCCAAGGTGACCGCGGCCGTGAAGAAACGGCTACGCGATCAGTATCGCTCGCTCGATCCGGTTGCGCTGTTGGCGCAGATTCGCGCGACCCAAGAGGAATTAGGCAATCGCGTCGATCGTCGTGCCGGACAGGCGCGCGGCCTGCAACCCGCTCACACTAGCATCCTGCCAGTGACCGCGGCGACGTTCGCGAAGACGCTCGGCAAGACCGCGACGGTCGGCGAGCCGCGTGCTACGCACCGGCGAACTCGTCGGCCCTATAAGACCAGAGTTCGCATGCCGTCCAAGCTCGACCCGCATATTGCCGCGATCGAAGCCTGGCTCGCAGAGCAGCCGCAGCTGACGGCGCTCGCAATTGTCGGCCGGCTGCGCGAGAAATACCCCGAGGAGTTCGGAATGAGACAGCATTCGATTGTGCAACGTCGGCTGAGGGCGCTCAGACAGAGGGCTGCCGAACGGTCGGTCGCCCAGGGCCCGCTCGACGACGCCACGACCGCTGCCCCATTGCCCGGGGTTGTGGACGGCTCGGGCTATGTAGGGCCCGACCCGACCACAGCCCCTCTCGTCGAGCAAGCCGGGAAAGCCATCTGGCGCGACCGATTAATCGACATCGGATCGTCATCGGCAATGGCGCCATCACGGTAA
- the trbF gene encoding conjugal transfer protein TrbF produces MFKRPSVHYGRMPEPITPYQKAAQVWDERIGSARVQAKNWRLMAFGCLLLSSGLAGGLVRQSSQGSITPWVVEVDHRGQVQRVAPANIDYQPTDAQIAYHLARFIEDVRGLPADGIVLRQNWLRAYDFTTDRGAAALNDYARNNDPFARLGKAQISVDVSSVIRASSESFRVAWAQRTYDNGSLSSTERWTAILTIVIETPRDAERLRKNPLGVYVRAINWSKELSQ; encoded by the coding sequence ATGTTCAAACGACCATCAGTTCACTATGGGCGCATGCCCGAGCCGATCACGCCTTATCAAAAGGCCGCGCAGGTCTGGGACGAACGCATTGGATCAGCGCGCGTGCAAGCCAAGAACTGGCGCCTGATGGCGTTCGGCTGCTTGTTGCTGTCGTCCGGTCTTGCTGGCGGCCTTGTCCGGCAGTCGAGCCAAGGCTCGATCACGCCCTGGGTGGTCGAAGTCGATCATCGCGGTCAGGTCCAAAGGGTCGCGCCCGCCAATATTGACTATCAGCCTACAGACGCTCAGATCGCCTACCATCTGGCGCGCTTCATCGAGGATGTCAGAGGTCTGCCAGCGGACGGCATTGTTCTGCGCCAAAATTGGCTCCGGGCCTATGATTTCACGACTGATCGCGGCGCCGCTGCGCTCAACGACTACGCGCGCAACAATGATCCTTTTGCCAGACTGGGCAAGGCGCAAATCTCCGTCGACGTATCGAGCGTCATACGCGCATCGTCGGAAAGTTTTCGGGTCGCGTGGGCTCAACGCACCTACGACAACGGCTCGTTGAGCTCGACTGAGCGCTGGACCGCAATTCTCACGATCGTGATTGAGACACCGCGCGATGCCGAACGCCTGCGCAAGAATCCCCTTGGCGTCTACGTCCGCGCCATCAACTGGTCAAAGGAGTTGAGTCAGTGA